The sequence below is a genomic window from Cryobacterium arcticum.
CGTAAACGGCCGCTGGTCGAGCCGCGGGTCGTCGTCGGCGGGGGCGCGCACGAGATCGTCGATGGTCACGTCGTGGGCGCTCGACAGCGCGAGCAGAAGCTCCAGCGTGGGGGTGCGCTGCCCCGACTCGAGCCTGGACAGGGTGCTCTCCGAAATGCCCGTCGCGGCGGAGAGCTGCGCCTGGGTGCGCCCGCTCTGCAGCCTGAGCTCGCGCAGCCGCGCGCCGACGGTCTTCAGAACGGATGCCGGTTCGCTGGTCATGCCCCCATCATGCCAGTTCAGCAAGCCTCCTTGCCATTCCGTCGGGCATGGACGTTGCCCCGCTCGTTGGTTGAGCTTGTCGAAACCTGGTGACCCGGCCTGCGGATGCCGCGGCAGCGTTGCAGAGGCCGGCTCGCGGGGTCTCGACAGGCTCGACCGCCGTGTGGCCGCGCTCCCGAGTTCGGTTCGCGACGTTCCTGTACGACGCCCCCCACACGCTGGTTGAGCTTGTCGAAACCTGGTGACCCGGCCTGCGGATGCCGCGGCAGAGTTCGAGAGGCCGGCTCGCGGGGTCTCGACAGGCTCGACCGCCGTGTGGCCGCGCTCCCGAGTTCGGTTCGCGACGTTCCTGCGTGACGCCCCCCACACGTTGGTTGAGCTTGTCGAAACCTGGTGACCCGGCCTGCGGATGTCGCGGCAGCGTTGCAGAGGCCGGCTCGCGGGGTCTCGACAGGCTCGACGGCCGTGTGGTCGCGCTCCCGAGTTCGGTTCGCGACGTTCCTGCGTGACGCCCCCCACACGTTGGTTGAGCTTGTCGAAACCTGGTGACCCGGCTTGCGGATGCCGCGGCAGCGTTGCAGAGGCCGGCTCGCGGGGTCTCGACAGGCTCGACCGCCGTGTGGCCGCGCTCCCGAGTTCGGTTCGCGACGTTCCTGTACGACGCCCCCACACGTTGGTTGAGCTTGTCGAAACCTGGTGACCCGGCCTGCGGATGCCGCGGCAGCGTTGCAGAGGCTGGCTCGCGGGGTCTCGACAGGCTCGACCGCCGAGACCGCCGAGACCGCCGAGACCGCCGAGACCGCCGGGACCGCCGAGACCGCCGAGACCGCTGAGACCGCTGAGACCGCCGGGACCGCCGGGACCGACGACACTGCCGAGGCAGGGCGGGAGGTCAGCCCAGCCGGTCGAGGAACTGGATGGAGCGCTCGAGGATCAACTCGGCGAACTCCTCGTCGTACTCCTCGAGGCTGGAGTCGGCGATGAGGTGGCCGCCGGTCGGGTAGATGAACAGCTCGGCCGCCCCGGCCTCGTCGACGAGGTCCTCGGCGTCGTCGAGTTCGACCCACTCGTCGCCGCTGCCCACGTGCACCTGCAACGCCACAGTCCCCGGCCAGTCCGATCCGAACGAGCCCGCCGGCACACCGCCGTGGTACAGCAACGCCCCGAGGGCACCCGGGCGGGTCTGGGCGAGCTTCTGCGCCGGCAGGGAGCCCAGCGAGAACCCGGCGTAGACGGTGTCCGGCGGCAACGCATCCGTGGCCTGTGTGCCGCGCTCGATGATGGTCTCCAAGCCCAGCTTCTCGGCGTGGGCGACCCCGGCATCGATCGAGTCGAAGGTGAGGCCGTCATAGAGGTCGGGCACGACCACGTCGTGACCGGCATCCCGCAGCCGCTGGGCGAATTCCGCCACCCCGTCGGTGAGGCCTTGGGCGTGGTGGAAGAGGATGACGTGGGTCACAACGGTCCTTTCGGCAGGGTGGCGCTGCGGCGCGGCCGGAGCTCTGCGCTAAGCGGCCAGGAACAGGATGAATCCGATCAGCGGCAGCGTACCCTGGGTCAGCGCGGCCCGGACCTTGCCCGGTCCCGTCGTGGTGAGCACGATCGCGGCCGTGAACATCGACGCGGTGCTGAAGAGGATCAACGCGGTGCCGGCGTCCCGGGGGCCGCCGAAGTAGAGGAACAGGCCGATGGCCGCGCCCACCGCCAGGAACAGGTTGTAGAACCCCTGGTTATACGCGAGCACCTTGGTCGTCTCGGCGTCGGCCTGGCTGGCCAGACCGAAACGCTGCCAGATCTTCGGCCGGGTCCACCACGCGCTCTCCATGAGGAAGATATACACGTGCAGGACTGCCGCGAGGGCGACGAAAATTGAAGCGAGGATGGCCATCTCTGCAGCCTAGCCGCCCGGTTCCGGTGTCAGCGGGTTACATCCACCACCGTGCGGCCGTGGATGCGGCCGGCCAGGATGCGTTCGGCGGCCGCGAAGGATTCGTCGAGCGCGATGACCTCGGTGAGGCCGTCGAGCAGCCCGAGGTCGAGGTCGGTGGCCAGGCGCCCCCAGGCCTCTTCGCGGAGGGCGAGCGGCGCCTCGACCGAGTTGATTCCGGCCAGCGTGACGGCGCGCAGGATGAACGGCATCACGGTCGTGGGAAGGTCGGCGCCCTGGGCCAGACCGCAGGAGGCCACGACCCCGCCCTGATGGGTCTGGGCCAGCACGTTGGCCAGGGTGTGGCTGCCGACGGAGTCGACGGCACCGGCCCAGCGTTGGGTCTGCAGCGGCTTTCCGGGCTCGCCCAGGGTGTTCCGGTCGAGGATCTCCGCGGCACCGAGGCCCCGCAGGTAGTCGCCGAGTTCGTCACCTCGGCCGGTGGAGGCGACGACGCGGTACCCGCGCGCAGCGAGCAGGGCGATCGCGACGGACCCGACGCCGCCGGCCGCGCCGGTCACGAGCACGTCGCCGGACCCGGGCAGCACTCCGCCGCGCTCGAGCGCGAGCACCGCGAGCATCGCGGTGAACCCGGCCGTGCCGATGGCGGCCGCGCGCACGGGGCTCAGGGCCTCCGGCAGTCGCACGAGCGACGCGCCGGAGATCCGGGCCCGTTCGGCCAGGCCGCCGTGGTGGCTCTCGCCGATGCCCGACCCGTTCAGGATCACCCGGTCGCCGGCGCTCCAGCGGGGGTCGTTGCTCGACTCCACGGTGCCCACGAGGTCGATGCCGGCGATTAGCGGCCAGACCCGGGCCACGCCGGGCCGGCCCATCAGCGCCAGGCCGTCCTTGTAGTTGATGCTGGAGAACTCGACGGCCACGGTGACGTCGCCATCCATGAGGATGTCGTCGGTGACCGTGGTCAGCGCAGCGGACTGGGTGCGCTTACCCGATTCATCCTCGGTACGGTCGACGACGATGGCGCGGAATTCGGGAGCAGACATGCCTTCACCCTAGACCTGGCGCGGTGCTGCCGGCCGGATCAGGTCACGTCCCGCTTCCAGCTCACCAGGTAGCCGAACCCGGTGGCGAGCAGCCCGTACGCCAGCAGCACGAGGCCACCCTGCCAGCTCGCCAGCACGGCCCCGCCCGGGCTGGCGAGGGTGAAGAAGCTCGCCCCCACGAGCGCGTCGGAGGCGGCGCCGGGCAGGAACTTGCCCACATCCGCCGTCACCTGGGTGAACGACGACGCGAAGCGCAGCAGCGGTTCGACGAACTGGGTGAACGCGAGCACGATCACGATCGACGCGACCTGGCTGGGCACAAGAACGCCCAGGCCCACGCCGATGACGGCCCAGAGTGCCATGGCCAGCACGGTGCGGCCGATAAGCGCCCAGGTCGCCGAGTCGGCGAGCAGCGGGTCGATGCCGAAGCCGTTGAAGACCAGGGCGCCGACGCCCACGGATGCCGCCAGCGCGACGACGCCGAAGGCCGCACCGACCACGAACAGGGCGATGGTCTTGGCGCTGAGCACCCGGGCGCGCAGGGGTGTGGCCAGGAAGGTGGGCGTGAGGGTCTGGTGGCGGAATTCGCCGGTGCTGGCCAGGGCGCCCAGCAGCACCGGGAAGACGTAACCGACCGAGGCGGCGAAGCTGTAGATGAGCGGGGGCAGGCTGCCGAGCCCGGCCAGGCTGCCGCCACCGCCGGTGTTCACGGAGTCCGAGCTGATGGCGCCGCTGTCGATGCCACCGAACAGGGCGGCGAGGCCGCCGGCCAGGAGGGCGATGTAGCCGAACAGCACCAACGCGAGGATCCACCACATGCGGGTGGTGAGGATCTTGCTGAATTCGGCGGCCACGGGGCGCAGGATCAGGTTCACAGCGATTCGCCTCCGTCGACGAGGGCGAGGAAGGAATCTTCCAGGCCGGCCTTCTGCCTGTGCAGCACGTTCAGTTCCACGCCGGCGGCGAAGGCTATGTGGCCCACCTGGCCGGGGTCCGGCACGGCCACGATCAGGCCCGTGCGGCCGGAGGTGAACTGCAGGTTCGCCGCGGTGAGCGCGGCCACGAGGGCGTCCCGGTCGGGGGAGTCCACGATGACCTGGGGGGCGATGTTGGTGTCCAGGCTGGACAGCGGTCCGGAGTGCACGAGTTCGCCCTTGGCGATGATGATCACGTCGTCGACGCTCTGCTGCACCTCGCTGAGCAGGTGCGAGCTCACCAGCACGGTGCGGCCCTCCGCGGCCATGCTGCTCAGGAACCCGCGGATCCACTTGATGCCCTCGGGGTCCAGGCCGTTGATCGGTTCGTCGAGCACGAGCACGCCGGGGTCGCCCAACAGTGAGTAGGCCAGGCCCAGGCGTTGGCGCATACCCAGGGAGTAGCCGCCGACGCGCTGGTCGGCGTGCTCGGCCAGGCCCACCTGGTGCAGCACCTCGCCGACCCGGGTGCGGGGCAGTCCGGCGGCGATCGTGTACACGCCGAGGTGGTTGGCGGCCGTGCGGCCGGGGTGGAAGCTGGCGGCTTCGAGGGCCGCTCCGACGGTGGCCAGCGGCCGGGGCAGGTCCCGGTAGCGCAGCCCGCCGAAGGTGGCAGTGCCGGACGTGGGGGCCACCAGGCCCAGCAGCATCCGGAGGGTTGTGGTCTTGCCGGCTCCGTTCGGTCCCAGGAATCCGGTCACCCGGCCAGGCTCGACCGTGAAGGAGAGGTCGTTGACGGCCGTGACTTGCCCGAACCTCTTGGTGATATTGCTGAATTCGATGACCGAGCCGATTGGCATCAGTGTCCCCTCTGTCGCTAGCGCCAGTTTATGGGGAAAACGGGCCGGTCCGCCCGGGTTTTTTGCACGGATGCCGGTCCAGCGCGGCCAAAGTCGGCTACGCGCGCAGGAATTCGGCGATCGTGGCCAGCAGGGTGTCGATCTCCGTGGCCGTGCTGTACGGGGCCAGGCCCACCCGCAGGCCGCCCGCATCGCCGAGGTCGAGGTGGCGGGATGCCTCGAGTGCGTAGAACGACCCGGCCGGAGCGAGAATCCGCCGTTCGCTGAGGAACTGGGCCGCGTCGGCGGCGGTGCGCTCGGCGAAACCGACCAGAACCGTGGGCGTGCGATCGGCGGCCCGCGAGTACAGGGTCACCCCGGCCAGCGCGGCCAGTCCGGCTTCGAGCCGTTCGCGGAGGGAATCCTCGTGCGCCTCCACCTGCCGGAGCGACGCGCGCAGGCGCTCCCGGCGGCTGACGCTGGGGCGTGAGGTGCTGCCGCTGGCCAGGTCGCCCAGGCCGGCGAGGAAGTCCACGGCGGCCGTGACACCCGCGAGGGTCTCGTAGGGCAGGGTGCCGAGCTCGAAGCGCTCCGGCACCACATCCGTGGAGGGCAGCAGCTTGTCGGGGTGGATCCCCTCGAGCAGGGCGGGGTCGGCGGCCAGGACGCCGCAGTGCGGGCCGAAGAACTTGTACGGGGAGCAGACGAAGAAGTCGGCGCCGAGCGCGGCCAGGTCCACGAAGGCATGCGGAACGTAGTGCACCCCATCAACGAACAACCGGGCGCCGGCCGCATGCACCACGTCGGCGATCTCCGCGATGGCCGGTCGGGTTCCGATCAGGTTGGATGCGGCGGTGACCGCGACCAGGCGCGTGCGGTCGGTGAGCACCGCGGCGACGGCGGATGCGGGCAACTCGCCCGTGCTCGGATCGAAGTCCATCCACACCACGGTGGCGCCGACGTGTGCGGCGGCCTGCACCCACGGGCGGATGTTGGCGTCGTGGTCGAGGCGGGAGACCACGATCTCGTCACCGGGCGCCCAGTCGCGGGCGAGGTGCCGGGAGAAGTCGTAGGTGAGCTGGGTGGCGCTGCGGCCGTAGACGATGCCGAGCGGGTCGGCGCCGAGCAGGTCCGCCATCGCGGTGCGGAAGCCGGTGACCGCGTCGTCGGCGTTGCGTTCGGAGGGGCTGCGCCGGCCGCGGATCGACAGCGGGCCGGTGAGGGTGTCCATGATCGCCTGGCCGACGCTCACGGGAGTCTGCGTGCCGCCCGGGCTGTCGAAGTGCACGGTGCCGGCGGACAGGGCGGGAAAATGGGCGCGGATCGTTTCGACGTCGTAGGTCACCCTGCCATCCAAGCATTGATCGGCCGACACCCCGCCGCGCGTGGGGCGACCGAACTAGCATGGGCGCATGCCAGAGACCACGGCGGGGCCCTCCGTGCGGCGGCGTGTGTCGTTCGGGGCGGTGCTCGACGGGTTCTTCTTCGTCCTCGCCGGCTTTGCGTCGGTGTGGCTCGCCGTGCTCCTGGCCACCGAGAGCCTGGGGCTGGGCTGGGGGGTGCTCTGGTTCGCGGTGCTGTTCTGGGCGTTGCTGGCCTACCTCGTGCTGCCGCGCCTGCACCGCATCCTCACCCGGCTCTACGTGCCCGACTACTTCATCGGCCGCACTCGCACGAGCGACGGCCTGCTCGGCGACCCGGTCAACCTTGCCCTCACCGGCAGCGCCGACCAGGTGCACGCGGCGCTCGCCGCGGCGGGCTGGACCCGGGCGGATGACGTGACCCTCGCCTCCAGCTGGCGCATCGTGACATCGACAGTGCGTCGGCGCAGCTATCTGCAGGCACCGGTGAGTCCACTGTTACTCTTCGACCGGATCCAGGACTTCGCCTATCAGCAGGAGGTCGAGAACAATCCGGCCAAGCGTCATCACGTGCGGTTCTGGCGCTGCCCGGACGGCTGGATGCTGCCCGGCGGCCACCGCGTGGACTGGCTGGCCGCCGGCACCTTCGACCGGGCCGTGGGGCTCAGCCTGTTCACCCTGCAGGTCACCCACAAGATCGACGAGCACACCGATGTGGAGCGTGACCACATCGTGGCCAGCATCCGCGCCGCCGTGCCGCAGACCCGGATCGTGCTGCTGCGCGATTTCGCCAGCGGCTACCACTCCCGCAACGGCGGCGGTGACAGCATCCAGACCGACGGCGACCTGCCGGTGATCGACTTGCGCGGCCTGTCCGTGGCCGGCAGGCCCGGCGGTGAGGCTGTGGGCGAGGCCGGATCGGTGGTCGAAGTGACCGGGCTGTCATGAGCGACATTCGCTCCCCGCGCGGCAAGCGCCCGGCGTCGGTGGTCGGCGGGGCGCTGCTGATGGCGGTGCGCGCGTTCTCCGGCGCCGCCGTGATCGTCACCGTGCTGGCGTCCTGGGACACCTATGCCGCCACGATCGTGATCAACGGCGAGCGGCTCGGCGGCGTCGACCCGCAGGCCGCGGGCGCCGTGCTGGGCTGGCTGCTCGGTGCCTACGCGGTCTACCTCGTGCTCTACCTCGGCCTGGCCGTGCTGGTGCTCATCGGCCACAACTGGGCCAGGGTGGTGGCCATGTCGTTCGCGTCGCTGAGCATCCTGGTCTCCTTCGCCGACTACGCCCTCAACGGTGCCGAGATCACGCTGCGCACCTCGCTGGCGGGAGTCACGGTCGACATCCTCATCCTGCTCGCGCTGTCCAGCGCGAACGCCCGGCACTTCGCCCGGGCCCGGGGAGAGGCCCGGGCCGGGCGCTGAGCCTCTCAGCCGGCGAACTCCACGGGGTCGGGCCCGATGCGGGAGTCGGTGTTGAGAGCGTCGATGCGTCGCAGATCGTCGGCGGAGAGGTCGAAGTCGAAGACCGCCAGGTTCTCGGCGATGCGGCTGGGCGTGACGGACTTGGGGATCACGATCCGGCCCTGCTGCAGGTGCCAGCGGAGCACGACCTGGGCGGGGCTGCGGTCGCTGCGACCCGCGATCTCGGCGATGACAGGGTCGGCCAGCAGGCTGCCCTGGGCCAACGGGCTCCAGGCCTCGGTCCGGATGCCGTGGGCCTCGTTGGCGGCCCGCACCCTGGTCTGCGTGAGCCGCGGGTGCAGCTCCACCTGGTTCACGGCCGGCACGACCAGCGAGGCGTCCACGAGACGCTCCAGGTGTTCCGGCTCGAAGTTCGAGACGCCGATGGCGCGCACCCGGTTGTCGGCCAGGAGCTGCTCCAGGGCTCGCCAGGTCTCGAGGTAGAGGTCGTTCGCCGGGGCCGGCCAGTGGATGAGGTACAGGTCGACATGGTCGAGGCCGAGAGCGGTGAGGCTGGCCTCGTGGGCGGCGATCGTGGACTCGAAGCCCTGGTCGCTGTTCCACAGCTTGGTCGTGATGAACAGTTCGTCGCGCGGGATGCCGGATGCCGCGAGGGCGCGGCCCACGCCCGCCTCGTTGCCGTAGATGGCCGCGGTATCGATGCTGCGGTACCCGGCGTCAAGGGCGGCGGCCACCGCATCCGTGGTTTCGGCGTCGGGAACCTGGAAGACGCCGAAGCCGAGCTGCGGGATTCCGACGCCGTTGTTCAGGGTGATGGTGGGGATGCTCATGCGGTTGTCCTTTGAATCTGGGTGCGGTGAATCTGACGGCGGGCAGGTCAGTGGGAGGTCGTGACGACCGGGGCGGCGCTGGTGGGTTCGGTCTCGCCGGCGCTCGCCGGGGCGAGCACGCTGCGGCGGGTGGCGGCCACCATCATCACGACCACGGCGGCCGCGGTGATGGCGGCGCCGGCCCAGATCGGCGAGGTGTAGCCCAGGCCGACGCTGATGGTGATGCCGCCGATCCAGGCGCCGAGGGCGTTGCCCACGTTGAACGCGGCGATGTTGGCGCTGGAGGCCAGGGTGGGCGCGGTGTCGGCGTAGAGCATGATGCGGGTCTGCAGACCGGGAACCGTGCCGAAGCCGAAGCCGCCCATCAGCACGAGCGCGACGACGGTGGCCACGGGGTTGGCGGCGGTGAGGGCGAAGAGCACCATCACCACGGTGAGGCCGGACAGCAACACGATGAGGGTGCGGTCGAGGCGCCGGTCGGCAGCCTTGCCGCCCAGGATGTTGCCGACGAAGAGTCCGGCACCGAAGACCACGAGCAGCCACGGCACGGCGGCGCTGTCGAAGCCGCTGACCTCGGTGAGGGTGAAGGCGATGTAGGTGAAGGCGCCGAACATGCCGCCGAAGCCGAGCACCGTCACCACGAGCGACAGCCAGACCTGGCCCGACCGGAAGGCCCGGAGCTCGCCGCGCAGGTTGCTCACGTGCGCGGTGTCGTCGGTGGCGCGGGGCACGAGTGCCACAATTCCGGCCAGCGCGATGACGCCGATCACGGTGATGGCCCAGAAGGTGGCCCGCCAGCCGAAGCTCTGGCCGATGAAGGTGCCGAACGGAACCCCGAGCACATTGGCGAGGGTGAGGCCGGTGAACATGATGGCGATGGCGCCGGACTTCTTGCTCTGCGGCACCAGGCTGGCCGCGACGACCGAGCCGATGCCGAAGAAGGCGCCGTGGCAGAGGGCCGCGATGATGCGGCCGAGCAGCATGACCGAGTAGGTCTGGGCGAGCGCGGAGACCAGGTTGCCGATGATGAAGAGCACCATCAGCCCCACCAGGACGTGTTTGCGGGGCAGCCGGGTCACGGCGGCGGTGAGCAGGATGGCGCCGACGGCGACGCTGAGGGCGTAGCCGGAGATGAGCCAGCCGGCGGCCGCCTCCGACACGGCGAAGTCGGCGGCCACCTCGGGCAGGAGGCCGGCGATGACGAATTCGGTCAGGCCGATCCCGAAACCGCCGAGGGCGAGTGCGATCAATCCAATGGGCATGAAAATCCTTAGGTGTGTGCGGGGTACGCGCCCGTCCTCATCGCTCATCGGTCCCGGTGGTCGAGCCAGTCGAGACCCAGGTCCCGGTGGTCGAGCTTGTCGAGAGCCAGACCCCGGTGGTCGAGCTTGTCGAGACCCAGACCCCGGTGGTCGAGCTTGTCGAGACCCAGGTAGGTAGTTGCAGGCGCGTGATAAATGATTGCACACGCTAGGTAACTGCGCAAGCAACTACTTTCATCGTGTCGCGTCGCGCCGTGAATGCGCCCGGGCTCCGGCGGCGTGCGGCGGATTACGCCGCGTGCGTCGTGCAGGCCGGAGCGGCCAGGGCCACGCAGTCCGGGCACACCACGAGCTGTTCCCGGCACGACAGGTTGCGGCAGTTGAGCATGTTCTTGGTGGGGTCGCCGCAGACCTGGCAGTGGCCGAGCACGGCGGCGTGGTCGCTGAAGTCCACCGACATCCGCTGGTCGAACACGTACAACGAGCCGTCCCACAGGCCGTCGTCACCGTAGGCCTCGCCATACCGCACGATGCCCCCCTCGAGCTGGTAGACCTCGCCGAAACCGCGGTCCTTCATGAGCGATGAGAGCACCTCGCAACGGATGCCGCCGGTGCAGTAGGTCACGACGGGCTGGCCCTTGAGGTGGTCGTACTTGCCGCTGTCCAGCTCGGCCGCGAACTCACGGGTGTTGGCCACATCCGGCACCACAGCGCCCCGGAACCGGCCGATCTCGGCCTCGAAGGCGTTGCGGCCGTCAAAGAACACCACGTCGTCACCGCGCTCGGCCACCAGGGCGTGCAGTTCGGCCGGGGCCAGTCGGGTGCCGCCGCCCACCACGCCGCCGGCTTGCACCGTGAGGGACTCGGGGGAGCCGAAGCTGACGATCTCGTCGCGCACCTTCACCACCAAGCGGGGGAAGTCGAGGCTCGCGCCGGTCTCGTCGAGCCCGGTGCCCTCGCTCCACTTGAAGTCGATGTCGGCGAACGCCGCGTACTGCCGGGTCTTGCGCACGTAACGCTTGAGGGCCGGCAGGTCGCCGCCCACAGTGCCGTTGAGGCCGTCCTTGGAGATCAGGATGCGCCCGCGCAGACCCAGGGATTCGCAGAGGTCGCGCTGCCACAGCCGGATGGCCTCGGGGTCGGCGAGCGGGGTGAAGACGTAGTACAGCAGGATCTTCGG
It includes:
- a CDS encoding rhodanese-related sulfurtransferase is translated as MAIPKILLYYVFTPLADPEAIRLWQRDLCESLGLRGRILISKDGLNGTVGGDLPALKRYVRKTRQYAAFADIDFKWSEGTGLDETGASLDFPRLVVKVRDEIVSFGSPESLTVQAGGVVGGGTRLAPAELHALVAERGDDVVFFDGRNAFEAEIGRFRGAVVPDVANTREFAAELDSGKYDHLKGQPVVTYCTGGIRCEVLSSLMKDRGFGEVYQLEGGIVRYGEAYGDDGLWDGSLYVFDQRMSVDFSDHAAVLGHCQVCGDPTKNMLNCRNLSCREQLVVCPDCVALAAPACTTHAA
- a CDS encoding DUF1304 domain-containing protein gives rise to the protein MAILASIFVALAAVLHVYIFLMESAWWTRPKIWQRFGLASQADAETTKVLAYNQGFYNLFLAVGAAIGLFLYFGGPRDAGTALILFSTASMFTAAIVLTTTGPGKVRAALTQGTLPLIGFILFLAA
- a CDS encoding ATP-binding cassette domain-containing protein codes for the protein MPIGSVIEFSNITKRFGQVTAVNDLSFTVEPGRVTGFLGPNGAGKTTTLRMLLGLVAPTSGTATFGGLRYRDLPRPLATVGAALEAASFHPGRTAANHLGVYTIAAGLPRTRVGEVLHQVGLAEHADQRVGGYSLGMRQRLGLAYSLLGDPGVLVLDEPINGLDPEGIKWIRGFLSSMAAEGRTVLVSSHLLSEVQQSVDDVIIIAKGELVHSGPLSSLDTNIAPQVIVDSPDRDALVAALTAANLQFTSGRTGLIVAVPDPGQVGHIAFAAGVELNVLHRQKAGLEDSFLALVDGGESL
- a CDS encoding aldo/keto reductase — protein: MSIPTITLNNGVGIPQLGFGVFQVPDAETTDAVAAALDAGYRSIDTAAIYGNEAGVGRALAASGIPRDELFITTKLWNSDQGFESTIAAHEASLTALGLDHVDLYLIHWPAPANDLYLETWRALEQLLADNRVRAIGVSNFEPEHLERLVDASLVVPAVNQVELHPRLTQTRVRAANEAHGIRTEAWSPLAQGSLLADPVIAEIAGRSDRSPAQVVLRWHLQQGRIVIPKSVTPSRIAENLAVFDFDLSADDLRRIDALNTDSRIGPDPVEFAG
- a CDS encoding cysteine desulfurase-like protein — its product is MTYDVETIRAHFPALSAGTVHFDSPGGTQTPVSVGQAIMDTLTGPLSIRGRRSPSERNADDAVTGFRTAMADLLGADPLGIVYGRSATQLTYDFSRHLARDWAPGDEIVVSRLDHDANIRPWVQAAAHVGATVVWMDFDPSTGELPASAVAAVLTDRTRLVAVTAASNLIGTRPAIAEIADVVHAAGARLFVDGVHYVPHAFVDLAALGADFFVCSPYKFFGPHCGVLAADPALLEGIHPDKLLPSTDVVPERFELGTLPYETLAGVTAAVDFLAGLGDLASGSTSRPSVSRRERLRASLRQVEAHEDSLRERLEAGLAALAGVTLYSRAADRTPTVLVGFAERTAADAAQFLSERRILAPAGSFYALEASRHLDLGDAGGLRVGLAPYSTATEIDTLLATIAEFLRA
- a CDS encoding dienelactone hydrolase family protein — encoded protein: MTHVILFHHAQGLTDGVAEFAQRLRDAGHDVVVPDLYDGLTFDSIDAGVAHAEKLGLETIIERGTQATDALPPDTVYAGFSLGSLPAQKLAQTRPGALGALLYHGGVPAGSFGSDWPGTVALQVHVGSGDEWVELDDAEDLVDEAGAAELFIYPTGGHLIADSSLEEYDEEFAELILERSIQFLDRLG
- a CDS encoding MFS transporter; protein product: MPIGLIALALGGFGIGLTEFVIAGLLPEVAADFAVSEAAAGWLISGYALSVAVGAILLTAAVTRLPRKHVLVGLMVLFIIGNLVSALAQTYSVMLLGRIIAALCHGAFFGIGSVVAASLVPQSKKSGAIAIMFTGLTLANVLGVPFGTFIGQSFGWRATFWAITVIGVIALAGIVALVPRATDDTAHVSNLRGELRAFRSGQVWLSLVVTVLGFGGMFGAFTYIAFTLTEVSGFDSAAVPWLLVVFGAGLFVGNILGGKAADRRLDRTLIVLLSGLTVVMVLFALTAANPVATVVALVLMGGFGFGTVPGLQTRIMLYADTAPTLASSANIAAFNVGNALGAWIGGITISVGLGYTSPIWAGAAITAAAVVVMMVAATRRSVLAPASAGETEPTSAAPVVTTSH
- a CDS encoding ABC transporter permease produces the protein MNLILRPVAAEFSKILTTRMWWILALVLFGYIALLAGGLAALFGGIDSGAISSDSVNTGGGGSLAGLGSLPPLIYSFAASVGYVFPVLLGALASTGEFRHQTLTPTFLATPLRARVLSAKTIALFVVGAAFGVVALAASVGVGALVFNGFGIDPLLADSATWALIGRTVLAMALWAVIGVGLGVLVPSQVASIVIVLAFTQFVEPLLRFASSFTQVTADVGKFLPGAASDALVGASFFTLASPGGAVLASWQGGLVLLAYGLLATGFGYLVSWKRDVT
- a CDS encoding LssY C-terminal domain-containing protein codes for the protein MPETTAGPSVRRRVSFGAVLDGFFFVLAGFASVWLAVLLATESLGLGWGVLWFAVLFWALLAYLVLPRLHRILTRLYVPDYFIGRTRTSDGLLGDPVNLALTGSADQVHAALAAAGWTRADDVTLASSWRIVTSTVRRRSYLQAPVSPLLLFDRIQDFAYQQEVENNPAKRHHVRFWRCPDGWMLPGGHRVDWLAAGTFDRAVGLSLFTLQVTHKIDEHTDVERDHIVASIRAAVPQTRIVLLRDFASGYHSRNGGGDSIQTDGDLPVIDLRGLSVAGRPGGEAVGEAGSVVEVTGLS
- a CDS encoding MDR family oxidoreductase — its product is MSAPEFRAIVVDRTEDESGKRTQSAALTTVTDDILMDGDVTVAVEFSSINYKDGLALMGRPGVARVWPLIAGIDLVGTVESSNDPRWSAGDRVILNGSGIGESHHGGLAERARISGASLVRLPEALSPVRAAAIGTAGFTAMLAVLALERGGVLPGSGDVLVTGAAGGVGSVAIALLAARGYRVVASTGRGDELGDYLRGLGAAEILDRNTLGEPGKPLQTQRWAGAVDSVGSHTLANVLAQTHQGGVVASCGLAQGADLPTTVMPFILRAVTLAGINSVEAPLALREEAWGRLATDLDLGLLDGLTEVIALDESFAAAERILAGRIHGRTVVDVTR